One Primulina huaijiensis isolate GDHJ02 chromosome 8, ASM1229523v2, whole genome shotgun sequence genomic region harbors:
- the LOC140982767 gene encoding uncharacterized protein, which translates to MPPEPYQDRRDFRKHERSASDNRFGGGFGGGGPPRWRDQHHHNALPAHPPSYHQNHHHQQQQQQQQRWYSDFRTRSLPPAHGRQAGWSTHPDEGSHAFLPFGSRFIDRNFEEENFRPYRSCSDAGRYVRNSREYRMSFRQKDWKAISWEPFTASTPGRLNTETNDQRLVENNKTSHERNSVTNCPKSENLSQPSDSLNPLEPSCHVKKERQDKKGGNSDELCSNGLESTRKLEKGNSLDSIDWKPLKWSRSGSLSSRGSSLSCSSSSKSMAVDSVETVAEVHEKKMAPVQSPTAEAAACVMTAAPDSSEETSSRKKPRLGWGEGLAKYEKKKVDSPEDSAAKNGLVIGLSNIEETVQCHDMNLLDKSPRVAGFLDYASPATPSSVGCSSSTGIEEKESCRAVNVDHDTANLSCSPCIVSQTPDEGPIFNLEKLELTSFASVSSLICDLLQSDDLSSRSSNYLGANSMNKLLLWKVDALKALEITETEIDSLETELKSLIPRPGVSCPHLDASCLQPRKFHLKPCKEQGTASNFSQRLTPLRLVSSGDMIVENTPGAVEDEYVRLKSENFDSPSSATSNYVEVSPSGDDVYPSQTTQGFVNLDVKNPITLNEKYVGIGLCDEENIDCAEYCGPTCINSCSDLARVMDDDICDIYDSILASNRVNANGASEVLNKLLPSKQCMAGSEVSCRPSIPPSVKKKYFMKKQFLRFKEKVLTIKYKLFQHFWIEGRLLSAWKLRAKSHKKLDLIGHKKHRYGRSRICSPAGSSRTVPAEDIVDFVSGLLSESSFKPCRNALKMPALILDKKEMRMSRFITSNGLVEDPCAVEKERFMINTWTPAEREIFIDKLATFGKDFRKIASFLDHKTIADCVEFYYKSHKSDSFEKARKKPEAVKQHKSQSTRYLVASGKRWNREAVAASLDILGEASAIAANADGIENQKGSSRFSLGASSAYKASRCYDDQAQRSNSLDFYGNEREAVAADVLAGICGSLSSEAMSSCITSSFDPGDGYQDSRCQRAGFSVKRSLNPEITQIVDDECSDESCGEMDPNDWTDVEKSIFIQAVSSYGKDFGMISRCVRTRSRDQCKVFFSKSRKCLGLDLILPGFHNAVSGDVNGGGSDIEDASVVETGSIIYNEGSGGKREENLPSPGWKSSLASNVKSGTPSLKPDSKRCEELNGLNSPDPMDAELGVNSLLLDNPQLDDKHFSGFNGQNGATDVTVPVKEIGIMGVSSVTESLPGVEEADDHDLPYGSTTTEKMTLIQISDGHRGKENEGSDLLLAEDISAYQKVEEKEPDSTEVSGTEWSVTKMKSVSQHTESASRPSVDVHSSMQVDNVSGCQKKADLVSTTEDTSHIRSVPQDGHMASLRSSTLFSVPIKYQKLSYHNALPSVGINGADDDHCDCQQQHISGRSLSDHVEYSQILRGYPVSVPMMNEEVNGCVGCQKTVLPQDASLPDGNLHTGHHAEPLLKKCDTSGHHIKMFEVPHPVHDQTCDQPRPQPSCSSSFEKPSGNGDVKLFGKILVSSRQKQNSCGQQTDDNNGQNHKSDSPLSGLKFNNEQNVSFDSSVSKFDRHKYLGSDNIQARNFSFWDVNGMKAGLPPIPDSTLLLSKYPAAFSNYSIPAVKIEHPPLHGIVTCNDRTLNGVSIYPAKDLCSSNGIADYLKNQGQKPFTINMKNPQPTLFPEMQRQNVYHIIPGMQQQSRGLAEMNIGRGVIVGGQCSTISDPVVAIKMHYAKTEQFNLQAGNITKDDDTWRSKGDVGR; encoded by the exons ATGCCGCCGGAGCCTTATCAGGATCGGAGAGATTTCCGTAAGCACGAAAGATCCGCGTCGGACAATCGTTTTGGAGGCGGGTTTGGAGGCGGTGGGCCTCCCAGATGGCGAGACCAACATCATCACAACGCGCTGCCCGCTCACCCGCCGTCATACCACCAAAACCATCAccatcagcagcagcagcagcagcagcagcgttGGTACTCTGATTTCCGGACTCGTTCTCTACCACCTG CTCATGGTAGGCAAGCTGGTTGGAGCACGCATCCTGACGAGGGTAGTCATGCGTTTCTGCCTTTTGGGTCTAGATTCATTGACAGGAACTTTGAAGAAGAGAATTTTCGGCCTTACAGATCTTGCAGTGATGCAGGAAGGTATGTGAGAAATAGTAGAGAATATAGGATGTCCTTCAGGCAGAAAGACTGGAAAGCAATCTCTTGGGAACCTTTTACTGCATCAACTCCTGGTAGACTTAACACTGAGACTAATGATCAGAGGCTTGTGGAGAACAACAAAACTAGTCATGAGAGAAATAGTGTTACCAACTGCCCAAAGAGCGAAAATCTCTCTCAGCCTTCCGATTCTCTAAACCCTTTGGAGCCATCTTGCCATGTAAAGAAAGAACGGCAGGATAAGAAGGGTGGCAATTCTGATGAACTGTGCTCTAATGGATTGGAAAGCACACGGAAATTGGAGAAAGGAAACTCCTTGGATTCAATTGATTGGAAACCTCTGAAATGGTCGAGGTCTGGCAGCTTATCTTCGAGAGGATCTAGTCTCAGTTGCTCAAGTAGCTCAAAGAGTATGGCCGTGGATTCTGTTGAGACAGTGGCCGAGGTACATGAAAAGAAAATGGCGCCTGTTCAATCTCCTACCGCAGAGGCTGCTGCTTGTGTAATGACCGCTGCTCCAGATTCATCGGAAGAGACTAGTTCCAGGAAGAAACCACGGCTTGGCTGGGGCGAGGGACTGGCTAAGTATGAGAAGAAAAAAGTAGATAGCCCTGAAGACAGTGCAGCAAAAAATGGACTGGTTATTGGTCTCAGTAACATAGAAGAAACAGTCCAGTGTCATGACATGAACTTGCTTGATAAGAGTCCCAGGGTTGCAGGTTTTCTTGATTATGCTTCACCTGCCACTCCATCTTCAGTTGGTTGTAGCTCATCTACAG GTATTGAGGAGAAAGAATCTTGTAGGGCTGTCAATGTAGATCATGACACAGCTAATTTAAGCTGCTCACCTTGTATTGTGTCCCAGACTCCAGACGAGGGACCGATTTTTAACCTAGAAAAGTTAGAGCTTACATCTTTTGCTAGTGTCAGCTCTTTGATTTGTGATTTGTTACAATCAGATGATTTAAGTTCCAGGAGTTCCAATTATCTTGGAGCTAACTCGATGAACAAGTTGTTGTTATGGAAGGTTGATGCATTAAAGGCACTTGAGATCACGGAAACAGAGATAGATTCACTTGAAACTGAACTGAAGTCATTGATACCCCGTCCTGGAGTTAGCTGTCCTCACCTAGATGCATCCTGCTTGCAGCCACGAAAATTCCACTTGAAACCTTGCAAGGAGCAAGGTACAGCTTCCAATTTTTCTCAAAGGCTGACTCCTTTGCGCCTTGTTTCATCTGGGGACATGATTGTTGAAAATACACCTGGTGCAGTTGAAGATGAGTATGTGAGGTTAAAATCTGAGAATTTTGATAGCCCAAGCAGTGCTACCTCCAATTATGTTGAGGTGTCACCGTCTGGGGATGATGTCTACCCTTCTCAGACTACTCAGGGTTTTGTGAATTTGGATGTCAAGAATCCTATTACTTTGAATGAGAAATATGTAGGTATTGGCCTCTGTGATGAGGAAAACATTGATTGTGCGGAGTACTGTGGACCTACTTGCATTAATAGTTGCAGTGATCTTGCTAGAGTTATGGATgatgatatatgcgatatttATGATTCAATATTGGCATCAAATAGAGTAAATGCCAATGGAGCTTCAGAAGTCTTAAATAAGTTGCTGCCCTCCAAACAGTGTATGGCTGGATCCGAAGTCTCTTGCCGACCAAGCATTCCTCCATCagttaaaaagaaatattttatgaagAAGCAATTTCTCAGATTCAAGGAGAAGGTTCTTACAATTAAGTATAAGCTATTTCAGCATTTTTGGATTGAAGGTCGACTACTTTCTGCATGGAAACTTCGAGCAAAGTCTCACAAGAAGTTAGATCTGATTGGGCATAAAAAGCATCGTTATGGTCGCTCTCGAATTTGTTCTCCTG CTGGTAGTTCTCGAACTGTTCCTGCAGAAGATATAGTTGATTTTGTTAGTGGGTTGCTTTCTGAATCCTCGTTTAAACCCTGTAGAAATGCTCTGAAGATGCCTGCTTTGATTTTGGACAAGAAGGAGATGCGGATGTCAAGGTTTATCACAAGTAATGGTCTGGTGGAAGATCCTTGTGCTGTTGAAAAAGAAAGGTTTATGATCAACACGTGGACACCTGCAGAGAGAGAGATCTTCATTGACAAGCTTGCCACCTTTGGGAAAGATTTCAGGAAGATTGCATCTTTTTTGGATCATAAGACAATAGCCGATTGTGTTGAGTTCTACTACAAGAGCCACAAATCGGATAGCTTCGAGAAAGCTAGAAAGAAGCCTGAAGCTGTGAAACAACACAAGTCCCAATCCACTAGATACTTGGTTGCTTCAGGGAAAAGATGGAATCGTGAGGCAGTGGCAGCTTCCCTAGATATACTTGGTGAAGCTTCAGCAATTGCGGCTAATGCCGATGGCATTGAGAACCAGAAAGGCTCATCTAGATTTTCTTTGGGTGCATCTAGTGCCTATAAAGCATCTAGGTGTTACGATGATCAAGCACAGAGATCAAACAGTCTGGATTTTTACGGGAATGAGAGAGAAGCGGTGGCTGCTGATGTTTTGGCTGGTATTTGTGGTTCTTTATCGTCTGAGGCTATGAGTTCTTGCATCACGAGTTCTTTTGACCCTGGGGATGGATATCAGGATTCAAGGTGTCAGAGAGCTGGTTTTTCGGTAAAGCGGTCTTTGAATCCCGAGATTACCCAGATTGTTGATGATGAGTGCTCAGATGAGAGCTGCGGGGAAATGGATCCTAATGATTGGACTGATGTGGAGAAATCAATCTTTATTCAGGCTGTGTCATCTTATGGCAAAGATTTTGGAATGATATCACGCTGTGTCAGAACAAGATCCAGGGACCAGTGCAAGGTATTCTTTAGCAAGTCCCGGAAGTGTCTTGGTTTGGATCTGATTCTGCCTGGATTTCATAATGCAGTTTCTGGTGACGTTAACGGAGGTGGCAGTGACATTGAAGATGCTAGTGTTGTGGAGACCGGCTCCATTATTTACAATGAGGGATCCGGGGGCAAGAGAGAAGAGAATCTCCCATCTCCCGGCTGGAAGTCAAGTCTTGCATCTAATGTTAAATCGGGGACACCGAGTTTGAAGCCTGATTCCAAGAGGTGCGAGGAATTAAATGGGTTGAACTCCCCTGATCCCATGGATGCTGAACTTGGTGTGAATAGTTTGCTGTTGGATAATCCTCAATTGGATGATAAACATTTTTCAGGTTTCAATGGACAGAATGGTGCGACTGATGTTACTGTGCCTGTGAAAGAAATTGGAATAATGGGTGTATCCTCTGTTACAGAATCATTGCCAGGAGTTGAAGAGGCAGATGACCATGATCTACCTTATGGATCAACTACGACTGAGAAAATGACTTTGATTCAGATTTCAGATGGGCATCGAGGGAAAGAGAATGAAGGGTCGGATCTTTTGTTAGCTGAAGATATATCGGCCTATCAGAAAGTTGAAGAAAAAGAACCTGATTCCACTGAAGTTAGTGGCACAGAATGGTCAGTGACTAAGATGAAATCTGTATCACAGCACACTGAGAGCGCCTCTCGTCCTTCTGTTGATGTGCATTCTTCCATGCAAGTTGATAATGTTTCTGGGTGCCAAAAGAAAGCTGATCTTGTAAGCACTACTGAAGACACATCTCACATCCGCTCCGTCCCACAGGATGGTCACATGGCATCCTTGAGGTCGTCAACCTTGTTTTCCGTTCCAATTAAATATCAAAAGCTGTCCTATCATAATGCATTACCATCTGTTGGTATTAATGGCGCCGACGATGACCATTGTGATTGCCAGCAGCAGCATATCTCCGGTCGCTCATTGTCAGATCATGTTGAATACTCTCAGATTCTCAGAGGATACCCAGTTTCTGTGCCAATGATGAATGAGGAGGTAAATGGGTGCGTAGGTTGCCAAAAAACAGTCCTGCCTCAAGATGCCTCTCTGCCAGATGGAAATTTACATACTGGCCATCATGCAGAGCCCTTGCTTAAAAAGTGTGATACTTCAGGACAtcatattaaaatgtttgagGTTCCACATCCAGTTCATGACCAGACGTGTGATCAGCCTAGACCCCAGCCCAGTTGCTCATCTAGCTTTGAAAAACCTTCCGGGAATGGTGATGTGaaattgtttggtaagattttagTATCGTCCCGACAGAAACAAAATTCTTGCGGACAACAAACTGATGACAATAATGGCCAGAACCACAAATCAGATTCCCCCTTGTCGGGTCTGAAATTTAATAATGAACAAAATGTCAGCTTTGATTCCTCTGTGTCGAAGTTTGATCGTCATAAATATCTTGGTTCCGATAATATTCAGGCAAGAAATTTCAGCTTTTGGGATGTAAACGGGATGAAGGCAGGGCTCCCTCCGATACCCGACTCTACCCTTTTATTGTCCAAGTATCCAGCTGCGTTTAGTAATTATTCTATTCCTGCTGTGAAAATCGAGCATCCACCCTTGCATGGAATTGTTACGTGCAATGACCGCACTTTGAACGGTGTCTCTATTTATCCAGCTAAGGACCTATGTAGCAGCAATGGAATAGCAGATTATCTAAAGAATCAAGGTCAGAAGCCTTTCAccataaatatgaaaaacccACAACCCACATTATTCCCTGAGATGCAAAGACAGAATGTTTACCATATCATCCCTGGGATGCAGCAGCAGTCAAGGGGGCTTGCTGAAATGAACATTGGAAGAGGGGTTATTGTTGGCGGCCAGTGTTCCACCATCTCAGACCCTGTGGTTGCCATCAAAATGCACTATGCCAAAACTGAACAGTTCAATTTGCAAGCCGGAAACATCACCAAAGACGATGATACATGGAGAAGTAAAGGGGATGTAGGCAGGTAG